The following coding sequences lie in one Arachis hypogaea cultivar Tifrunner chromosome 9, arahy.Tifrunner.gnm2.J5K5, whole genome shotgun sequence genomic window:
- the LOC140175097 gene encoding uncharacterized protein, with the protein MKHSEALTYFKSKCDLELNKSSLTRALGDARHIVYGDAAAQYGMVRDYSETLLMCNPGSTVRITTIPHPNQSEEATFDKMYICLDGCMKGFKAGCRPLIGLDGAFLKIRFDGQILAADKPLFYGTNIAIQDVFPDVHHRFCVWHLWRNFNKQWKDNELRRLLWECARSTTQERFVEGMMKIQRVKKEAWEYLAKWQRDAWSWAFFPTQPKCDNICNNACEVFNARIKEARAKPIITLLEKFRMYIMRTIA; encoded by the exons ATGAAGCACTCTGAAGCTTTAACATACTTTAAAAGTAAATGTGACTTGGAGTTGAACAAATCTTCGCTGACAAGAGCACTCGGAGATGCAAGGCACATTGTGTATGGTGATGCTGCTGCACAATATGGGATGGTGAGAGATTATAGTGAGACTCTCCTGATGTGCAACCCTGGTTCTACTGTGCGCATCACAACAATTCCTCATCCCAACCAATCAGAAGAGGCCACTTTTGACAAGATGTACATTTGTCTCGATGGATGCATGAAGGGGTTTAAGGCGGGATGCAGACCTCTAATAGGGCTTGATGGAGCATTCCTGAAAATCAGATTTGATGGACAAATATTGgcagctgataaaccactattttatg GGACTAACATAGCTATCCAGGATGTCTTCCCTGATGTCCACCACAGATTTTGTGTATGGCACTTGTGGAGAAACTTCAATAAGCAGTGGAAAGACAACGAACTCAGACGATTACTGTGGGAGTGTGCAAGATCTACCACTCAAGAGAGATTCGTTGAGGGGATGATGAAAATTCAGAGAGTTAAGAAGGAAGCCTGGGAGTACCTTGCCAAATGGCAAAGAGATGCATGGAGTTGGGCCTTCTTCCCTACCCAACCAAAATGTGACAACATCTGTAACAATGCTTGCGAAGTATTCAATGCAAGAATCAAGGAAGCAAGGGCTAAACCAATTATCACACTACTCGAGAAATTTAGAATGTATATCATGAGGACGATAgcctga